The Nitrospira sp. genome window below encodes:
- a CDS encoding aminotransferase class V-fold PLP-dependent enzyme has protein sequence MNDIGRRDFLVRTGLALGAAVLAGASSRAIADQPPSLYRFKNWEDFRAQFPLAPQLVHLAAFFLASHPTPVREAIERHRAGLDADPIGYWYQHEEKQEAKVLQAAADYLGAQPTDIALTDSTTMGLGLLYGGLQLQAGQEILTTIHDHYSTETSLRLRAERTGAKVRQIPLYRALKTVSRNEIVDSLRKGILPTTRIVAVTWVHSSTGLKLPIHAMALAIQSINQSRAEQDRIIFCVDGVHALGVEDFRLSELGCDFLIAGTHKWMFGPRGTGLVWGHPKAWPIAQAIIPTFNSQAFEIWLKNGSPHSLPQSTYMTPGGFHSFEHRWALDEAFKLHQAIGKAKVTQRIYELNQQLKQGLAAMPHVTLHTPLSQDLSAGIVCFEVAGMTPRQIVEKLRQRKIVGSVTPYATQYARLAPSLLNSPQEIEKTLGAIRHLRSS, from the coding sequence ATGAACGATATTGGACGTCGCGACTTTCTGGTGCGAACGGGATTGGCCTTGGGCGCAGCGGTACTGGCCGGTGCCTCCTCTCGCGCGATTGCCGATCAACCTCCCTCCCTCTACAGGTTCAAAAATTGGGAAGACTTTCGGGCACAGTTTCCATTGGCTCCTCAGCTCGTCCATCTCGCAGCGTTCTTCCTTGCGTCCCATCCCACGCCGGTACGAGAAGCGATCGAACGGCATCGCGCCGGCCTGGACGCGGATCCCATCGGCTATTGGTACCAGCACGAAGAGAAACAAGAAGCGAAGGTCCTCCAAGCGGCGGCCGATTATCTGGGTGCTCAGCCCACAGACATTGCCTTGACCGACAGTACGACGATGGGGCTGGGTCTCCTCTACGGCGGCTTACAGCTTCAAGCCGGACAGGAAATCTTGACGACCATCCACGACCATTATTCGACGGAAACCTCTCTCCGCCTTCGTGCCGAACGCACAGGCGCCAAGGTTCGGCAGATCCCCCTGTATCGTGCACTCAAGACCGTCTCCCGTAACGAGATCGTCGATTCCCTGCGCAAAGGCATTTTGCCCACCACACGCATCGTGGCCGTCACCTGGGTCCATTCCAGCACGGGCCTGAAACTGCCGATCCACGCAATGGCGTTGGCCATCCAGTCAATCAATCAATCCAGAGCAGAACAAGACCGGATCATCTTCTGTGTGGACGGAGTTCACGCGTTGGGGGTCGAAGACTTCCGCCTATCTGAGCTTGGTTGTGACTTTCTTATCGCCGGAACCCACAAATGGATGTTCGGCCCGCGTGGAACCGGTCTCGTCTGGGGCCACCCGAAGGCCTGGCCCATCGCTCAGGCAATTATCCCAACCTTCAATTCGCAAGCTTTTGAGATTTGGCTGAAGAATGGATCACCACACAGTCTTCCGCAATCCACTTATATGACACCCGGCGGGTTCCATTCATTCGAACATCGCTGGGCGCTGGACGAAGCCTTCAAGCTCCATCAAGCCATCGGGAAAGCCAAAGTAACGCAGCGTATCTATGAATTGAATCAACAGCTGAAGCAAGGCTTGGCGGCCATGCCTCATGTCACCCTCCACACACCACTCTCGCAGGATCTTTCGGCTGGGATCGTCTGCTTCGAAGTGGCTGGAATGACTCCTCGTCAGATCGTGGAGAAGCTGCGGCAGCGTAAGATAGTCGGCAGCGTGACACCCTACGCGACGCAGTATGCCAGGCTCGCACCAAGCCTCCTGAACTCACCACAGGAAATCGAAAAGACCTTGGGAGCGATCCGACATCTTCGTTCGTCGTAG
- the gcvP gene encoding aminomethyl-transferring glycine dehydrogenase — protein MTSQNWLRPTDDFIHRHLGPTRADIQEMLAVLGLPSLNTLADTAIPPDLRFRRSLDIPNSDGEQAVLARLKAIASQNKVYRSLIGMGYYDCVTPGVIQRNILENPAWYTQYTPYQAEISQGRLEALVTFQTMVADLTGLPLANASLLDEATAAAEAMAMCYTIARNAGEERREFFVSRDCHPQTLAVLRTRAEPLGIVVKTGVASFVDCSRPQLCGILLQYPATDGYVSDFSTLVAQAHEAGVRVVVATDLLALTLLRSPGEFGADIAVGSTQRFGVPLGFGGPHAAFLSTKEEYKRQVPGRLVGFSKDVTGKPAIRLSLQTREQHIRREKATSNICTAQVLLAVMAAMYVVYHGPDGLRRIAERVHGLTLLLAEGLRRLGFDVLPKVFFDTVRVPLSKAQADQIATRADAQGINFRRYDDGSIGISLDEVSTEEEVQRLLQIFVGHDQLPFRLSDLAASIDLSYSSTLARSSKYLTHEVFHRYRSEHEMLRYLHRLQARDLSLVHSMIPLGSCTMKLNATAEMLPVTWPEFARLHPFAPAEQTLGYRTLFGQLESWLAEIAGFAAFSLQPNAGSQGEYSGLMMIRAYHRSKGETHRDVCLIPVSAHGTNPASAAMVGMEVVVVACDRNGNVDVADLEAKAAQYRDRLSALMLTYPSTHGVFEASVRRICQIIHTHGGQVYIDGANMNAMVGLCRLGDIGADVCHLNLHKTFCIPHGGGGPGVGPIGVARHLVPFLPGHPVIKLGGPQSIGPVAAAPFGSPSILPISWAYIALMGRDGLTKATEVAILNANYMAKRLEKHYSILYRGDSGLVAHEFILDLREFKESAGIEAMDVAKRLMDYGFHAPTVSFPVPGTLMIEPTESEAKSELDRFCEALILIRAEIQEIVDGRQPRTNNLLKNAPHTAAIVTATEWHRPYSREQAAFPAPWIRNSKFWPSVSRIDEAYGDRHLVCSCPPMETYQS, from the coding sequence ATGACATCTCAGAATTGGCTTCGACCGACTGATGACTTTATTCACCGGCACCTGGGTCCCACAAGGGCCGATATTCAGGAGATGCTGGCAGTGCTCGGCCTCCCCTCGCTCAACACGTTGGCCGATACGGCTATTCCTCCCGACCTTCGTTTTCGTCGGTCCCTGGACATTCCGAACAGCGACGGCGAGCAGGCCGTCCTGGCCCGCCTGAAAGCCATTGCATCCCAAAATAAGGTCTATCGATCGCTGATCGGCATGGGGTACTACGATTGCGTCACGCCGGGGGTGATTCAGCGAAATATTCTAGAAAATCCCGCATGGTATACGCAATACACCCCATACCAAGCCGAGATCTCACAAGGCCGCCTGGAGGCGCTCGTGACCTTCCAAACCATGGTGGCGGACTTGACCGGTCTGCCGCTGGCGAATGCCTCGCTGTTGGATGAAGCGACCGCTGCAGCTGAAGCGATGGCGATGTGTTACACGATCGCCCGCAACGCAGGCGAGGAGCGAAGGGAATTCTTTGTCTCGCGCGACTGCCACCCCCAGACCTTGGCGGTGTTGCGGACCAGAGCTGAACCTCTGGGTATTGTCGTCAAGACCGGCGTCGCCTCGTTCGTTGATTGTTCGCGTCCTCAGCTGTGCGGCATTCTGTTGCAGTACCCGGCTACGGACGGCTATGTGAGCGATTTCAGCACATTGGTCGCGCAGGCTCATGAGGCCGGTGTTCGCGTGGTGGTTGCTACCGATCTTCTGGCCCTGACCTTGCTCCGCTCGCCGGGGGAATTCGGCGCCGATATTGCCGTCGGTTCGACACAGAGGTTCGGTGTGCCGCTTGGCTTCGGTGGCCCCCATGCTGCATTTCTCTCCACCAAAGAGGAATACAAACGGCAGGTGCCTGGTCGCCTTGTCGGTTTCTCAAAAGATGTGACCGGCAAACCTGCCATCAGGCTTTCGCTTCAGACGAGGGAGCAACACATCAGACGGGAGAAGGCTACCAGTAACATCTGTACGGCTCAAGTCCTGTTGGCAGTCATGGCCGCCATGTATGTTGTGTACCATGGGCCGGACGGGTTGCGTCGGATTGCCGAACGTGTCCACGGCCTCACGCTGTTGCTGGCCGAAGGACTGCGCCGGCTTGGGTTCGACGTCCTACCGAAAGTCTTTTTCGATACAGTTCGGGTACCACTGTCCAAGGCGCAAGCGGATCAGATTGCGACGCGCGCTGATGCACAAGGAATCAATTTCCGTCGCTATGACGACGGCTCAATCGGCATCTCGCTCGACGAGGTCAGTACGGAGGAGGAAGTACAGCGCTTACTACAAATCTTCGTCGGTCATGATCAGTTGCCCTTCCGTCTCTCCGACCTCGCTGCCTCCATCGATCTCAGCTACTCATCCACCCTAGCGAGGTCGAGTAAATACCTGACGCATGAGGTCTTTCATCGATATCGTTCTGAGCACGAGATGCTCCGTTATCTCCACCGGTTGCAGGCAAGGGACCTGTCACTCGTCCACTCGATGATTCCGCTGGGCTCCTGCACGATGAAACTGAATGCCACGGCTGAAATGCTGCCGGTGACCTGGCCAGAGTTCGCTCGGCTGCATCCCTTCGCGCCGGCTGAGCAAACGCTTGGCTATCGAACCTTGTTCGGACAGCTCGAATCATGGCTGGCCGAGATTGCCGGATTTGCTGCCTTCTCGCTGCAACCGAACGCCGGATCTCAGGGTGAATATTCCGGCCTGATGATGATCCGAGCCTACCATCGATCGAAGGGAGAAACACATCGCGACGTCTGCTTGATCCCCGTCTCGGCCCACGGCACGAACCCTGCCAGCGCCGCCATGGTCGGCATGGAGGTTGTCGTCGTCGCGTGCGATCGGAACGGAAACGTCGATGTCGCCGACTTGGAGGCTAAGGCCGCTCAATATCGGGACCGATTATCGGCCCTGATGCTCACGTATCCGTCAACCCATGGAGTGTTTGAGGCAAGCGTGCGGCGCATTTGTCAAATCATCCATACCCATGGCGGCCAGGTCTACATCGATGGGGCCAATATGAATGCCATGGTCGGCCTTTGCCGCCTGGGCGACATTGGGGCCGATGTCTGCCATCTCAACCTCCATAAGACGTTTTGTATTCCCCATGGAGGTGGAGGGCCCGGCGTGGGACCGATCGGAGTGGCACGACATCTGGTGCCGTTTCTCCCAGGGCATCCCGTGATCAAGCTTGGTGGGCCTCAATCCATCGGCCCGGTGGCAGCAGCCCCGTTCGGCAGTCCGAGCATTCTTCCGATCTCCTGGGCCTATATCGCCTTGATGGGACGAGACGGATTGACCAAAGCCACAGAGGTGGCCATCCTCAATGCCAACTACATGGCCAAGCGGCTGGAGAAGCATTATTCGATCCTCTATAGGGGGGACTCCGGGCTGGTAGCTCATGAGTTCATCCTGGATCTGCGTGAATTCAAAGAAAGCGCCGGTATCGAGGCGATGGATGTGGCCAAGCGATTGATGGACTACGGCTTCCATGCGCCGACCGTGTCGTTCCCGGTACCAGGCACGCTCATGATCGAACCGACGGAGAGTGAAGCCAAGAGCGAACTCGATCGGTTCTGCGAAGCACTCATTCTGATCCGTGCCGAGATTCAAGAGATCGTCGATGGGCGTCAGCCACGGACGAACAATCTGCTGAAGAACGCGCCTCACACCGCCGCGATCGTAACGGCGACGGAGTGGCATCGCCCCTATAGCCGTGAGCAGGCTGCCTTTCCCGCTCCCTGGATCAGAAACAGCAAGTTCTGGCCGAGCGTGAGCCGTATCGACGAAGCCTACGGCGACCGTCATCTGGTTTGTAGTTGTCCTCCCATGGAAACCTACCAGTCCTAG